CCAACGCATCCAGGACATCACCGTGCTTCCCCCGCCAGAACATCTGATCCGCTTCTTCCCCATCCGAGGCTCCGAAGTGGAGGGCCTCATCGCCGACACGCGCAGGAACATCCAGCGCATCATGCAGGGGCAGGACGACCGGCTGCTGGTGGTCATCGGCCCATGCTCCATCCACAACCCGGAGGCAGCGCTGGACTACGCCCGCCGCCTGCAGGCGGTGCGCCAGCAATACGCCGGCGATCTGGAGATCGTCATGCGCGTGTACTTCGAGAAACCCCGCACCACCGTGGGCTGGAAGGGCCTGATCAACGACCCCTACCTGGACGGCAGCTACCGCATCGACGAAGGCCTGCGCATCGCCCGCCAGCTGCTGATCGACATCAACCGCCTGGGCGTGCCGGCCGGCAGCGAATTCCTGGACGTGATCAGCCCGCAGTACATCGGCGACCTGATCAGCTGGGGCGCCATCGGCGCGCGCACCACGGAAAGCCAGGTACACCGTGAGCTAGCCTCGGGCATCTCGGCGCCGATCGGCTTCAAGAACGGCACGGACGGCAACATCCGCATCGCCACCGACGCCATCCAGTCGGCCAGCCGGGGCCACCACTTCCTGTCGGTACACAAGAACGGCCAGGTGGCCATCGTCCACACCAAGGGCAACCAGGACTGCCACGTCATCCTGCGCGGCGGCAAGGCGCCCAACTACGACGCGGCCCATGTCCAGGCCGCCTGCAAGGATCTGGAGGCTGCCGGCCTGCACCCATCGCTGATGGTGGACTGCAGCCACGCCAACAGCAGCAAGCAGCATGAAAAGCAGCGCGACGTGGCGCGCGAGATTGCAGCGCAGATCGCCGGTGGCTCCAGCAGCGTGTTCGGCGTCATGGTCGAAAGCCACCTGGTGGCGGGCGCGCAGAAGTTCACCCCCGGCAGCGACAGGCCGCAGGCGCTGGAGTACGGCAAGAGCATCACCGATGCCTGCCTGGGCTGGGAGGACTCGCAGGCGCTGCTGGACGAGCTGGCCGCTGCGGTGCGGACACGGCGCAGCGCAGGGTAAGCTTGTTCTTTTCCCCAACCCTCTCGATCAAGAAAGCCGCACATCATGCAAAACGAAGTCTTCGTCACACTCTCCCCCGGTGAAGAGCAGCGCCTGGATCTGCACGGCAGCACCCCCATGGAGCTGGAGCAGGCGCGCCGCTGGCTGGATGACGAATTCATCCGCCTGGAGTGCGAACCACTGCGCGCCAGCGGCAAGGTGCTGCTGGCCGACAAGGTGCTGGTCATCGCCCAGGCCGCCGGGGCGCGCCATTTTGGCGATGCCGCCTGGGCCGCCCAGTTCGGCCAGGCCGCCGTGGCGGCATTGGCGCGGCCCACGCTGCGCATCGACGTGCCGGCGATGGCCGTGACCTATTGAGCGATTGATGGGATCGGGCGCGGGTGCGGGCGCCCGCCTTCCAGGCGGAACTGCCCAGCCGCCCGTGCCAGCTGCCGGGCCTGCCCATGCAGCGCAGCCGATGCCGCCGTGGACTGTTCGACCAGGGCGGCATTTTGCTGCGTCATCCGATCCAGGTGGGCCACCGACTGGTTGATCTGCGCCAGGTTGTCGCTTTGCATGGCGGCACTTTCGGTGATTTCGGCCACCAGTTGCGAGACTTGGCGCACGCTGCCCACAATCTGCGCCATGGTCTCGCCCGCCTGCCCGGCCAGCCTGGCACCGCCCGAGACATGTTCAGCTGACACCTGGATCAGCTCCCTGATTTCCCGCGCCGCCTGGGCACTGCGCTGCGCCAGGGTTCTGACCTCGCTGGCCACCACGGCAAAGCCCCGGCCAGCCTCACCGGCACGTGCCGCCTCCACGGCGGCGTTGAGCGCCAGGATGTTGGTCTGGAAGGCGATGGAGTCGATGACCGCAGTGATATCGCCGATGCGCCGCGAGCTTTCGGAGATCTTCTCCATTGCCTGCGTCACCTGCCCCACGACGGCCCCACCGCGTCCGGCCACATCGGCAGCCGTTGCCGCCAGGCGGCTGGCATGGCACGAGGACTCGGCGCCTTGCTGCACCACACTGGTGAGCATTTCCATGGACGAAGCGGTCTGTTGCAGGCTGGCTGCGGTCTGCTCGGTGCGCTGGCTCAAATCCTGGTTGCCGGCAGCAATCTCTGAGCTGGCCTGCCCCACCCCACCTGCTGCCTGCTGCACCTGACCCACCAGGGTATGCAGCGCCTGCTGCATACGACCCATGGCGTTGATCAACTCGCCCACCTCGTCGCGGCCTGTGGCTGCAACCACCTGGGTCAGGTCTCCGCCGGCGATGCGCTCGGCCAGTTCGCTGGCCTGGCGCAACGCACGCGCGATGGAGCGCACTGTCAGCAGGGTCAGCGGTATCTGCACCAGCAGCGCCAGCGCCACGGCCAAGGCAATCACGAGTGCCATGCGGGCCGCGCGCGCGTCCAGTTGCGCGCGGGCCTGCTCCATGTGCTGGCGCGCCTGATCGGTCAGCTCGGCCAGCACCCGGTCGGCGCTTTCCATGTGTCCATTGAAGCGCTCGGCATAGGCTGCGGCACCTGCACCATCGAGCTGGGCACGCTCGATCTGCTCGAAGATGGGGATGACGCCTGCGGCATAGAGCCCGATCTCGGCCAGTGTCCGATCGATTGCTGCGCCGAACTGTGCATCCTGATCGGCGCGTGCCCGAACACGGCCCAGGCCGTCCTGCAGGTCTGCACGCTGTCTGTCCCAGACTTGGCGCAGGGTACCGACAGCATCGGCATTGTTGAAATTGATGACGATGTCCTTTTCCAGCCGTCGCAGCTGCCCCAGGCTGGTGCGCAACTCGGTCATGGCCGTGAGCGTCTGCACCTGCCGGGCAAACAACTCATGTACCGTGGCACGGGAGCTTTCCAGGGCGCCGTACCCCAGGGCGCCAACGATGGCAAGCAAAAGCAGCGAAAAAACGGTCGCGGCATACAAGCGCGCACGGATGGAGATGCGCCCGGATAAGGACATGTGCAGACCTTCAAGGAAAGAATAGCCAGCCCTTGTGAGGCCAGCCTTTGGAGTTGAGCGTGCTTGCGCCCTGAAGGCATCATAGGTAGCGCCGGGCTGCGGCAGAACCCGGGAAAGCACGGGCTGCCGAAGCTGTTGGCGCCTGCCGCGTCCCGCTTTCCTTGCTGGGCAACAGCCCGCTCAAGGAGCAAGCGTGGCGATGGGGATGTAGAAATCCCCGCCGGCGCGGTTGAACTCTTCGGCCTTGGCCTGCATCCCAACAGCCACCGCCTCAGCTTCGCCCACGCCACGGGCGGCGGCGTATTCGCGCACCTCCTGCGTGATCTTCATGGAGCAGAACTTCGGCCCGCACATGGAGCAAAAATGCGCCACCTTGGCGCTGTCCTTGGGCAGGGTTTCGTCGTGGAATTCGCGTGCCGTGTCCGGATCCAGCCCCAGGTTGAACTGATCCTGCCAACGGAACTCGAAGCGCGCCTGGGACAGGGCATCGTCGCGCGCGCGGGCGCCGGGGTGGCCCTTGGCCACGTCTGCCGCGTGCGCGGCGATCCGGTAGGCGATGATGCCCTGCTTGACGTCGTCGCGATCCGGCAGGCCCAGGTGCTCCTTGGGCGTCACGTAGCACAGCATGGCCGTGCCCATCCAGCCGATCATGGCGGCACCGATGGCGGACGCGATGTGGTCGTAGCCGGGCGCGATGTCGATGGTCAGCGGCCCCAGGGTGTAGAACGGCGCCTCGTGGCAGGTCTTGAGCTGCTCGGCCATGTTGGCCTGGATCATGTGCATGGGTACGTGGCCAGGGCCTTCGATCATGGTCTGCACATCGTGCTTCCAGGCAATTTGCGTGAGCTCGCCCAGGGTGTGCAGCTCGGCAAACTGGGCCTCGTCGTTGGCGTCCGACGCGCAGCCCGGGCGCAGGCCATCGCCCAGGCTGAAGGCGAC
This portion of the Melaminivora jejuensis genome encodes:
- a CDS encoding 3-deoxy-7-phosphoheptulonate synthase, with the protein product MNARIPAPDTWYPNVETTSQTDDQRIQDITVLPPPEHLIRFFPIRGSEVEGLIADTRRNIQRIMQGQDDRLLVVIGPCSIHNPEAALDYARRLQAVRQQYAGDLEIVMRVYFEKPRTTVGWKGLINDPYLDGSYRIDEGLRIARQLLIDINRLGVPAGSEFLDVISPQYIGDLISWGAIGARTTESQVHRELASGISAPIGFKNGTDGNIRIATDAIQSASRGHHFLSVHKNGQVAIVHTKGNQDCHVILRGGKAPNYDAAHVQAACKDLEAAGLHPSLMVDCSHANSSKQHEKQRDVAREIAAQIAGGSSSVFGVMVESHLVAGAQKFTPGSDRPQALEYGKSITDACLGWEDSQALLDELAAAVRTRRSAG
- a CDS encoding methyl-accepting chemotaxis protein encodes the protein MSLSGRISIRARLYAATVFSLLLLAIVGALGYGALESSRATVHELFARQVQTLTAMTELRTSLGQLRRLEKDIVINFNNADAVGTLRQVWDRQRADLQDGLGRVRARADQDAQFGAAIDRTLAEIGLYAAGVIPIFEQIERAQLDGAGAAAYAERFNGHMESADRVLAELTDQARQHMEQARAQLDARAARMALVIALAVALALLVQIPLTLLTVRSIARALRQASELAERIAGGDLTQVVAATGRDEVGELINAMGRMQQALHTLVGQVQQAAGGVGQASSEIAAGNQDLSQRTEQTAASLQQTASSMEMLTSVVQQGAESSCHASRLAATAADVAGRGGAVVGQVTQAMEKISESSRRIGDITAVIDSIAFQTNILALNAAVEAARAGEAGRGFAVVASEVRTLAQRSAQAAREIRELIQVSAEHVSGGARLAGQAGETMAQIVGSVRQVSQLVAEITESAAMQSDNLAQINQSVAHLDRMTQQNAALVEQSTAASAALHGQARQLARAAGQFRLEGGRPHPRPIPSIAQ